A part of Onthophagus taurus isolate NC chromosome 7, IU_Otau_3.0, whole genome shotgun sequence genomic DNA contains:
- the LOC111420537 gene encoding centromere protein X-like, with the protein MAESSSSSEISIYSQIVSEFKPTIIKEVFKMQANNSKMKLNDEVSDAICRLLKIMVIECALRATKQAKKQNRTKITLDDVEFILVQMMLDFP; encoded by the exons atggCTGAAAGTTCTTCTTCATcagaaatttctatttattcaCAAATAGTTTCAGAATTTAAGCCG acaataataaaagaagtCTTTAAAATGCAAgctaataattcaaaaatgaaactAAATGATGAAGTAAGCGATGCTATTTGTagattattgaaaataatggTGATTGAATGTGCTCTTCGAGCTACTAAGCAAGCTAAAAAGCAGAATAGAACCAAGATTACATTAGATGATGTGGAATTTATTTTAGTGCAGATG atGCTTGATTTTCCTTAA
- the LOC111420547 gene encoding DNA-directed RNA polymerase II subunit RPB1 — protein MATNDSKAPLRNVKKVQFGILSPDEIRRMSVTEGGIRFPETMEAGRPKLGGLMDPRQGVIDRSSRCQTCAGNMTECPGHFGHIDLSKPVFHVGFITKTIKILRCVCFYCSKLLVSPNNPKIKEVVMKTKGQPRKRLAFVYELCKGKNICEGGDEMDVGKEGEDPNSQKKQGHGGCGRYQPNLRRSGLDLTAEWKHVNEDSQEKKISVSAERVWEILKHITDEECFILGMDPKFARPDWMIVTVLPVPPLPVRPAVVMYGSAKNQDDLTHKLADIIKSNNELQRNESSGAAAHVISENIKMLQFHVATLVDNDMPGMPRAMQKSGKPLKAVKARLKGKEGRIRGNLMGKRVDFSARTVITPDPNLRIDQVGVPRSIAQNLTFPEIVTPFNFDKMMELVQRGNSQYPGAKYIVRDNGERIDLRFHPKPSDLHLQCGYKVERHIRDGDLVIFNRQPTLHKMSMMGHRVKVLPWSTFRMNLSCTSPYNADFDGDEMNLHVPQSMETRAEVENLHITPRQIITPQANKPVMGIVQDTLTAVRKMTKRDVFIEKEQMMNLLMFLPIWDGKMPRPAILKPKPLWTGKQLFSLIIPGNVNMIRTHSTHPDEEDDGPYKWISPGDTKVMVEHGELIMGILCKKTLGTSAGSLLHICMLELGHEVCGRFYGNIQTVINNWLLYEGHSIGIGDTIADPQTYLEIQKAIKKAKEDVIEVIQKAHNMELEPTPGNTLRQTFENQVNRILNDARDKTGGSAKKSLTEYNNLKAMVVSGSKGSNINISQVIACVGQQNVEGKRIPFGFRKRTLPHFIKDDYGPESRGFVENSYLAGLTPSEFYFHAMGGREGLIDTAVKTAETGYIQRRLIKAMESVMVNYDGTVRNSVGQLIQLRYGEDGLCGEMVEFQTLPTIKLSNKSFERKFRFDPSNERYLRRVFNEDVIRELMGSGEVISELEREWDQLQKDREALRQIFPNGESKVVLPCNLQRMIWNVQKIFHINKRAPTDLSPLRVIHGVRDLLTKCIIVAGDDRLSKQANENATLLFQCLVRSTLCTKCVSEEFRLNIAAFEWLIGEIETRFQQAQANPGEMVGALAAQSLGEPATQMTLNTFHFAGVSSKNVTLGVPRLKEIINISKKPKAPSLTVFLTGAAARDAEKAKNVLCRLEHTTLRKVTANTAIYYDPDPQNTVIPEDQEFVNVYYEMPDFDPTRISPWLLRIELDRKRMTDKKLTMEQIAEKINAGFGDDLNCIFNDDNAEKLVLRIRIMNSDDGKFGEGGDEDIDKMDDDMFLRCIEANMLSDMTLQGIEAISKVYMHLPQTDAKKRIVITEAGEFKAIGEWLLETDGTSMMKVLSERDVDPVRTFSNDICEIFAVLGIEAVRKSVEKEMNAVLQFYGLYVNYRHLALLCDVMTAKGHLMAITRHGINRQDTGALMRCSFEETVDVLMDAASHAEVDPMRGVSENIIMGQLPRMGTGCFDLLLDADKCKMGIAIPQAHAGDLMSSGMFFGSAATPSMSPSGGMTPWNQAQTPFAGGSVWSPQNLLGSGMTPGGPAFSPSAASDASGMSPAYGAGWSPTPQSPAMSPYVPSPCAQSPSYSPSSPAFQPASPSLTPVSSGYSPSSPGYSPTSPNYSPTSPNYSPTSPSYSPTSPSYSPTSPSYSPTSPSYSPTSPSYSPTSPSYSPTSPGYSPTSPNYSRTSPSYSPTSPSYSPTSPNYSPTSPGYSPTSPSYSPTSPSYSPTSRTYSPSSPNYSPTSPNYSPSSPRYTPDSPNYSPSSPSYSPASRSYSPASPKYSPTSPSYSPTSPSFAGGSPQYSPTSPGYSPSSPNYSPSSPQHTPAASSRYSPSSPNYSPTSPNYSPTSPQYSPHSTKYSPTSPTYTPTSPSYSPASPAYSPQPPRYSPSSPGYSPTSPNPDQD, from the exons ATGGCCACCAACGATAGCAAAGCTCCGCttagaaatgttaaaaaggtGCAATTTGGGATACTTAGCCCGGATGAAATA cGACGCATGTCAGTTACGGAAGGGGGCATACGCTTTCCCGAAACAATGGAAGCTGGACGCCCAAAACTTGGTGGCCTTATGGATCCGAGACAAGGGGTGATCGATAGAAGTTCTCGATGCCAAACTTGTGCAGGAAATATGACTGAATGTCCGGGACACTTTGGCCACATTGATCTTTCAAAACCTGTCTTTCATGTTgggtttattacaaaaaccatCAAAATATTAAGATGCGTTTGCTTTTATTGCAGCAAATTATTAGTCAGCCCa aataatccaaaaataaaagaagttgTAATGAAAACAAAGGGTCAACCTCGTAAACGTTTGGCTTTCGTTTACGAATTATGTAAAGGTAAAAATATCTGCGAAGGCGGTGATGAAATGGATGTTGGAAAAGAAGGTGAAGACCCAAATAGTCAAAAAAAACAAGGTCACGGTGGGTGCGGCCGTTACCAACCAAATTTGCGGCGATCCGGTTTGGATTTAACAGCCGAATGGAAACACGTTAATGAAGATTCgcaagagaaaaaaatatctGTATCCGCAGAACGAGTTtgggaaattttaaaacatatcaCGGATGaggaatgttttattttgggcATGGATCCGAAATTTGCACGCCCCGATTGGATGATTGTCACAGTTTTACCAGTTCCACCATTACCTGTAAgaccagctgttgttatgtATGGTTCAGCAAAaaatcaagatgatttaacacATAAATTAGCCgatattattaaatcaaataatgAGTTGCAAAGAAATGAGAGTTCCGGGGCGGCTGCTCATGTGATATcagaaaacatcaaaatgttGCAGTTTCATGTCGCAACGTTAGTTGATAATGATATGCCCGGAATGCCACG TGCCATGCAAAAATCTGGGAAACCATTAAAAGCGGTTAAAGCTCGATTAAAAGGCAAAGAAGGTAGGATTCGAGGTAATCTCATGGGAAAACGTGTTGATTTCTCAGCACGTACTGTAATCACACCAGATCCCAATTTGAGAATTGATCAAGTTGGAGTTCCAAGAAGTATTGCTCAAAATCTAACGTTCCCGGAAATTGTTActccatttaattttgataa aatGATGGAATTAGTACAACGTGGTAATTCTCAATATCCCGGTGCTAAATATATTGTTCGTGATAATGGTGAGAGAATCGATCTTAGATTTCATCCAAAACCGTCAGATTTACATCTTCAATGCGGTTACAa AGTTGAGAGACACATTCGCGATGGCGATTTAGTAATTTTCAATCGTCAGCCAACCCTTCACAAGATGAGTATGATGGGTCATCGAGTTAAAGTTCTTCCATGGTCAACATTTCGCATGAATTTAAGTTGTACGTCGCCGTATAACGCCGATTTTGATGGCGACGAAATGAATTTGCACGTTCCGCAAAGTATGGAAACGAGGGCTGAAGTCGAAAACTTACATATCACTCCCCGTCAGATTATAACCCCGCAAGCGAATAAACCCGTCATGGGCATTGTACAGGACACTTTAACGGCAGTTCGAAAAATGACCAAAAGAGatgtgtttattgaaaaggAGCaaatgatgaatttattgatgtttttgCCAATTTGGGATGGAAAAATGCCTCGACCCGCTATTTTAAAACCTAAACCTTTATGGACGGGGAAACAATTGTTTTCATTGATTATTCCTGGAAATGTAAATATGATTAGAACGCATTCAACACATCCTGATGAAGAGGATGATGGTCCTTATAAATGGATTTCACCAGGAGATACAAAA gtAATGGTAGAACATGGTGAATTAATAATgggaattttatgtaaaaaaacatTGGGAACATCAGCCGGTTCTCTTCTTCATATTTGTATGTTAGAATTAGGACATGAAGTTTGCGGTAGATTCTACGGTAACATTCAaactgtaattaataattggcttTTATATGAAGGTCACAGTATCGGTATTGGAGATACAATCGCCGATCCTCAAACTTACTTAGAAATTCAGAAAGCGATCAAAAAAGCCAAAGAAGATGTAATAGAGGTTATTCAAAAAGCCCACAACATGGAACTCGAACCGACTCCCGGTAACACTTTAAGGCAAACCTTCGAAAATCAAGTAAACAGAATCCTAAACGACGCTCGTGACAAAACTGGCGGTTCGgctaaaaaatctttaacggaatataataatttaaaagctATGGTAGTTTCCGGGTCGAAAGGTTCGAATATTAATATTTCGCAGGTTATTGCTTGCGTGGGGCAACAAAACGTTGAAGGTAAACGAATTCCTTTCGGATTTCGTAAAAGGACGCTTCCtcattttattaaagacgATTACGGTCCTGAATCAAGAGGCTTCGTTGAAAACTCATATTTAGCCGGGTTAACTCCATCAGAATTTTATTTCCACGCTATGGGTGGTCGTGAAGGTTTAATTGATACAGCTGTAAAAACAGCCGAAACAGGTTACATCCAACGTCGATTGATAAAAGCCATGGAATCCGTTATGGTAAACTACGACGGGACCGTACGTAACTCCGTCGGGCAATTAATTCAGTTAAGATACGGCGAAGACGGGCTTTGTGGCGAAATGGTCGAATTCCAAACGCTcccaacaattaaattaagcAATAAATCGTTTGAAAGAAAGTTTCGATTTGATCCAAGCAATGAACGTTATTTGCGCAGAGTATTTAATGAGGATGTTATAAGAGAATTGATGGGTTCAGGTGAAGTCATATCAGAATTAGAAAGGGAATGGGATCAATTGCAAAAAGATAGGGAAGCTTTAAGACAAATCTTTCCAAACGGAGAATCAAAAGTCGTACTCCCATGTAATTTGCAACGAATGATTTGGAACgtacaaaaaatctttcatattaataaaagagCCCCAACAGATTTATCCCCGTTACGGGTCATACACGGAGTTCGCGACCTCCTAACAAAATGTATCATCGTCGCTGGTGATGATCGCCTTTCAAAACAAGCAAACGAAAACGCCACTTTATTATTCCAATGTTTAGTTCGATCCACTTTATGCACTAAATGTGTTTCAGAAGAATTTCGATTAAACATAGCCGCTTTTGAATGGTTAATTGGTGAAATTGAAACTCGTTTTCAACAAGCTCAAGCAAACCCCGGTGAGATGGTTGGCGCTTTAGCAGCTCAATCCCTCGGAGAACCCGCCACTCAAATGACATTAAACACTTTCCACTTTGCTGGTGTATCATCAAAGAACGTAACGTTGGGTGTCCCgagattaaaagaaattattaatatctcGAAAAAACCTAAAGCCCCATCTCTAACCGTTTTCTTAACCGGTGCCGCCGCTCGCGATGCCGAAAAagccaaaaatgttttatgcaGATTAGAACACACAACTTTAAGGAAAGTAACCGCGAATACAGCTATTTATTACGACCCCGATCCCCAAAATACTGTGATTCCGGAAGATCAAGAATTCgttaatgtttattatgaaaTGCCTGATTTTGACCCAACTAGAATTTCGCCGTGGTTACTTCGTATTGAATTGGACCGAAAAAGAATGACcgataaaaaattaacgatGGAACAAATAGCTGAAAAAATCAACGCAGGTTTTGGAGATGatttaaattgcatttttaacGATGATAACGcagaaaaattagttttacgTATTCGAATAATGAACAGTGACGATGGAAAATTCGGCGAAGGAGGTGACGAAGATATCGACAAAATGGACGACGACATGTTCTTAAGATGTATCGAAGCGAATATGTTGAGTGATATGACATTGCAAGGAATCGAAGCCATTTCAAAAGTATACATGCATTTACCACAAACTGACGCTAAAAAACGTATTGTGATCACAGAAGCTGGCGAATTTAAAGCAATTGGAGAATGGTTATTAGAAACTGATGGAACGAGTATGATGAAAGTTTTATCTGAACGAGATGTAGATCCAGTACGAACATTCTCCAACGATATTTGCGAAATATTCGCTGTACTTGGTATCGAAGCCGTACGTAAATCGGTCGAAAAAGAAATGAACGCCGTTTTACAATTTTACGGTTTGTACGTAAACTACCGCCATCTTGCGTTACTTTGTGACGTAATGACCGCTAAAGGTCATTTGATGGCGATTACGCGTCACGGAATTAATAGACAAGATACTGGTGCTTTGATGAGATGTTCTTTTGAAGAAACCGTTGATGTATTAATGGATGCAGCTTCGCACGCAGAAGTCGATCCAATGAGAGGTGTGTCTGAGAATATTATAATGGGACAATTGCCGAGAATGGGAACGGGATGTTTCGATTTGTTATTGGATGCGGATAAATGTAAAATGGGAATTGCTATTCCTCAAGCTCACGCTGGTGATTTGATGTCATCGGGAATGTTCTTTGGATCTGCTGCTACACCGAGTATGAGTCCTAGTGGTGGGATGACTCCGTGGAATCAAGCGCAAACTCCGTTTGCTGGAGGAAGTGTTTGGTCGCCACAAAATTTGCTTGGAAGTGGTATGACACCAGGTGGTCCTGCATTTTCGCCATCGGCTGCATCGGACGCATCGGGAATGTCGCCGGCTTATGGTGCTGGGTGGTCTCCAACACCTCAATCTCCAGCAATGTCACCTTACGTGCCATCTCCATGCGCGCAATCTCCTTCTTATAGCCCTTCAAGTCCGGCATTCCAACCGGCTTCGCCATCTTTGACTCCGGTTTCTTCTGGATACTCGCCGAGTTCTCCTGGTTATTCGCCAACCAGTCCTAATTATAGTCCAACTTCCCCAAATTATTCTCCAACCTCACCTAGTTATTCACCGACTTCGCCGAGTTACTCTCCGACTTCGCCGAGTTATTCTCCGACCTCTCCGAGTTATTCGCCGACATCTCCGAGTTATTCTCCTACTTCACCGAGTTATTCTCCCACAAGTCCGGGTTATTCCCCAACTTCACCTAATTACTCGCGTACATCTCCAAGTTATTCACCAACTTCGCCGAGTTATTCCCCGACTTCTCCGAATTATTCTCCAACGTCACCGGGATATTCCCCAACATCTCCAAGTTATTCTCCAACTTCTCCAAGTTACTCCCCTACTTCTAGAACTTATTCACCATCGTCGCCTAATTATTCACCAACTTCTCCAAATTATTCACCATCTTCTCCACGTTACACTCCAGATTCTCCAAATTACTCGCCTAGTAGTCCAAGTTATTCACCTGCTTCTCGTTCATATTCTCCAGCTTCGCCTAAATATTCACCAACGTCTCCGAGTTATTCGCCGACTTCTCCGTCGTTCGCTGGAGGAAGTCCGCAATACTCGCCTACTTCACCTGGTTATTCCCCTTCTTCACCAAATTACTCACCATCATCTCCGCAACATACTCCAGCGGCAAGTTCAAGGTATTCACCGTCTTCGCCTAATTACTCCCCGACTTCACCTAATTATTCTCCTACTTCCCCACAATATTCACCGCACAGTACAAAATATTCACCTACTTCACCGACGTATACCCCAACTTCGCCTAGTTATTCTCCTGCGAGTCCTGCTTATTCACCACAGCCGCCTAGATATTCGCCGTCGTCTCCGGGTTATTCACCTACAAGTCCTAATCCGGATcaagattaa
- the LOC111420556 gene encoding putative leucine-rich repeat-containing protein DDB_G0290503, translating into MDDNPGISLFQGNGLNIDSALQNQEEDEDLEDQKRRQEEIQNFLTKAMDEFNYDDQSTIHSSTNVSVDNGYHPVENQEENVLFNKYIRNTNLDDQLKVLYEIRVKEVKELMEKVGKLEMDIEKQKDIHSKKCILLEADKNKAKISLEQSQKLLLSKSEEIDCLGHEVVNLQSQIAQLEKQIDVITEEYSLCKQTNKELMDQLEIMHSGLTSNTISDRVLKEQHHAEVSQMHHLLDVANTKLYRKEKECQDYVEKLNAIVKEKDQIVVEKTTIINKLAENLESAQQQCHDLLEVINKVSQENKTLKLSSSELQDSARVMNLTEKMEYINALQKELAKAQDKHRQHQDQIELIERTCNDLKQKLKHSNEEKEKNKIEVETWKSNYSSLEENFRKADEEICSIQKQIQGYRGKLEDQQRYYEDKIIELEATLAQYEIKLTQDTSAQVSFNFGQSSKYENDEKQKLRNDLLIANEEIAQLHLKLTSAENEISKLQISSKLERERESLIRNLQEKAAQFEKVIKEKQLNPDRFSIGINTEDLNNEIDEIKKQYESDFVKRELEIRVNLKNDYDRRLEQIEHDLAEKLLQTNNVEIKKCTNCEELLHKLRKLEVVSYNKDENILGLKSQMKQDRNAVAGLLETWRDKFMDMEIEKKQLLTENLQIMGHCNELENKLKSYDVGTSKLYHLIKKECEETIKLWNKNMIENLQKYVKQQKVCLTKSRTKIDDISEQFDDEVATIEMNFLRKQHNLGNFKSTKR; encoded by the exons ATGGATGATAACCCAGGAATAAGTTTATTTCAAGGGAACGGATTGAATATAGATAGCGCCCTTCAAAATCAAGAGGAAGATGAAGATCTTGAAGATCAAAAACGGCGTCAAGAAGag attcaaaattttctaacAAAAGCGATGGACGAATTCAATTATGATGATCAAAGCACAATACATTCATCAACAAATGTTTCTGTTGATAATGGTTATCATCCGGTTGAAAATCAGGAAGAAAATgtcctttttaataaatatattagaaATACGAATCTTGATGATCAATTAAaagttttgtatgaaattaGAGTAAAAGAAGTGAAAGAGTTAATGGAAAAGGTTGGAAAATTGGAGATGGatatagaaaaacaaaaagatatccattcgaaaaaatgtattttgctTGAAGctgataaaaataaagctaaaatttCATTGGAACAATctcaaaaacttttacttaGTAAAAGTGAAGAAATTGATTGTTTAGGTCATGAAGTTGTTAATTTACAAAGTCAAATTGCACAATTAGAGAAACAAATTGATGTT ATTACAGAGGAATATTCGCTTtgtaaacaaacaaataaagaaCTTATGGATCAATTAGAAATTATGCACAGTGGTTTAACATCAAATACAATATCTGATCgtgttttaaaagaacaacATCATGCTGAAGTGTCTCAAATGCATCATTTATTAGATGTTGctaatacaaaattatatcGGAAG gaaaaagAATGTCAAGATTATGTGGAGAAATTAAATGCAATTGTCAAAGAAAAAGACCAAATTGTTGTTGAGAAAACAACAATCATTAATAAGCTAGCAGAGAATTTAGAAAGTGCTCAACAACAATGTCATGATTTGTTAgaagttattaataaagtatCCCAAgagaataaaactttaaaattatcttcaa gtgaACTACAAGATTCAGCTCGAGTTATGAATTTAACTGAAAAAATGGAGTACATAAACGCGTTACAAAAAGAATTAGCTAAAGCTCAAGATAAGCATCGACAACATCAAGATCAAATTGAATTGATAGAGAGGACTTGCaatgatttaaaacaaaaattaaagcattCCAAtgaggaaaaagaaaaaaataag attgaaGTGGAAACTTGGAAATCGAATTATTCAAGCttagaagaaaattttcgtaaaGCTGATGAAGAAATTTGCTcaattcaaaaacaaattcaaGGATACAG GGGTAAATTAGAAGATCAACAACGTTACTATGAAGATAAAATCATTGAGTTAGAAGCAACTTTAGCTCAgtatgaaattaaattaactcaAGATACTTCTGCTcaagtttcatttaattttggtCAATCTTCAAAATACGAAAAcg atgaaaaacaaaaattacgaAACGATCTTTTAATCGCGAATGAAGAAATTGCCCAATTACACTTGAAATTAACATCTgctgaaaatgaaatttcaaaactccaaatttcttcaaaattagAAAGGGAAAGGGAATCTTTAATTCGAAATCTGCAAGAAAAAGCAGCTCAatttgaaaaagttattaaagaaaagcaATTAAATCCTGATCGATTTTCGATTGGAATAAATACTGaagatttaaataatgaaattgatgaaattaaaaaacaatatgaatCGGATTTTGTTAAACGCGAATTAGAAATAAGAGTTAatcttaaaaatgattatgatCGGCGTTTAGAACAAATCGAACATGATTTGGCTGAGAAATTACTTCAAACAAATAATGTCGAGATTAAGAAATGTACAAATTGCGAGGAATTATTAcacaaattaagaaaattggaGGTGGTTAGTTATAATAAGGACGAAAATATTTTGGGGTTAAAATCACAAATGAAACAAGATAGAAATGCTGTTGCTGGGTTATTGGAGACTTGGAGGGATAAATTTATGGATATGGAGATTGaaaagaaacaacttttaacagaaaatttacaaataatgGGTCATTGCAATGAGTTAGagaataaacttaaaagttaTGATGTTGGAACTTCCAAACTTTATCaccttattaaaaaagaatgcgaa gAAACTATAAAACTTTGGAATAAAAATATGattgaaaatttacaaaaatatgttaaacaacaaaaagtaTGTTTGACAAAAAGTCGgacaaaaattgatgatatttctgAACAATTTGATGATGAG gtTGCTACaattgaaatgaattttttaagaaaacaacataatttaggtaattttaaaagtactAAACGTTAA
- the LOC111420528 gene encoding phosphorylated adapter RNA export protein, with the protein MNKSLEEGELSDDSDCYTPLQRPENYSSFSSSIIKPQAPCNDSESDYKKTSSDSNSDSDEGIKQKRPKLKPRPRLLAATKPVNHKYNIWNNRIQEEVLVDTLNTCDVTKKNRSRDVESYDFPVRENFNENFNGRRDLREILTRKNKEKSDVKVNERVNNKRNRKDRKNKNLRLIGKQEEEDDEDGRGAPRILMDLVINEGNTCEEIARELANKLSETKEDLLLKIVNVLGVEKSVKIFMEVKRIEAEGGMLIMNQSRRRTPGGVYLFLVKHDDNLTREQRDTIFEEERQKSKQLINMQKKKKYKEMKMKSGIKVPELLTADKLCIEKMTKEWNNERDETEHEEVENPPPTPETDYNDTTDDQKVINEISGRQPQEYDEEFLDLGGANDMDFF; encoded by the exons ATGAATAAATCATTGGAAGAAGGAgag TTAAGTGACGATAGCGATTGTTACACTCCACTACAACGTCCAGAAAACTACTCAAGTTTTTCTTCATCCATAATAAAACCTCAAGCACCCTGCAATGATTCAGAAtctgattataaaaaaacatcgaGCGACTCAAACAGTGATTCTGATGAaggtataaaacaaaaacgcCCCAAATTAAAACCAAGACCCAGGCTGTTAGCAGCAACAAAACCAGTAAAtcataaatataacatttggaaTAATCGAATTCAAGAAGAGGTGCTTGTTGACACATTAAATACGTGTgatgttactaaaaaaaatcgatcGAGGGATGTTGAATCTTACGATTTTCCCGTTCGCgagaattttaatgaaaactttAATGGAAGGAGAGATTTACGGGAGATTTTAAccagaaaaaataaagaaaaaagtgatgttaaagtaaatgaaagggtgaataataaaagaaatagaaaggatcgtaaaaataaaaatttgaggttaattGGAAAACAGGAGGAGGAGGATGATGAAGATGGAAGAGGCGCTCCAAGAATTTTAATGGATTTGGTTATAAATGAAGGAAATACTTGTGAAGAAATTGCAAGAGAGTTGGCTAATAAGTTATCAGAAACTAAAGAGGATTTATTGC taaaaatcgTAAATGTATTAGGTGTTGAAAAAtccgtaaaaatttttatggaagtTAAAAGAATCGAAGCAGAAGGAGGAATGTTAATTATg aatcaATCACGAAGACGAACTCCAGGTGGAGTTTATCTTTTCTTAGTTAAACATGATGACAATTTAACTCGAGAACAAAGAGACACAATTTTTGAAGAGGAACGTCAAAAATCAAAGCAACTAATTAATAtgcaaaagaagaaaaaatataaagaaatgaaaatgaaaagtg GAATTAAAGTACCTGAATTATTAACAGCAGATAAATTGTGTATAGAAAAAATGACCAAGGAATGGAATAATGAAAGAGATGAAACTGAACATGAAGAGGTTGAAAATCCACCACCAACCCCAGAAACCGATTACAATGATACCACAGATGATCAAAAAGTTATCAATGAAATCTCGGGAAGACAACCTCAAGAATATGATGAAGAGTTTTTGGATTTAGGGGGTGCCAATGACATGgactttttttga